Within Deinococcus actinosclerus, the genomic segment GCGCCACGTGAACGGGGCGGCCACCATTCCAGCATTCATCCCGATCGAGGAGACGTACCGCAACTGCGCCGCGCTGCTGCTCGTCGTGTGGGCACTGCTCGACGGCATCTGGGCGGTGCTGGGCATGACCGAGCGGCGCGCGCGACTCATCCAGCAGGGAAGGGGAGAGCATGACGACTGACTTCGAGAAGGCCCACGAATTCACCGCGAAGTGGGAGGGTGGGTACGTGAACCACCCCAGCGACCCCGGTGGCGAGACGAACCTGGGTGTCACCCGGAAGGTCTGGGAAGCCTGGACGAAAGAGCGCGGCCTGCCCGCTAAGCCCATGCGGGCGCTCGTCATGGCGGACGTGCTGCCGCTGTACGAAGCGCGCTACTGGCCCGCCGCATCCGGCCTGCCCTGGCCCATGTCGGGTGTCGCCTACGACATCGCCGTGAACCACGGCCCTGGCAACCTGCGCCTCATGCTGGGCAGCGTCCCAGGGACGGGCACCCCGGCGGAACGCGCGGCGCGGCTGATCGATGCGCGCGAGCAGTTCTTCCGGAACATCGTCAAGGCGCGGCCCAATCAGCAGGTCTTTCTGAAGGGGTGGCTCAGGCGGGTGGCGGCCCAGCGCGACTGGCTTGCCGAACAGGCGACGCGTCCGGCCGTCCCGCGCGTGTTCCTGCGAGGCACCGGCGGGGAGAACGTCCTGTGGGATGGCAAGCCCACGATCTACAACGGCGCCCGGCTAACCCTGTACCCGGACGGCGCGCTGCAGCTGGAACGCGAGTAAGGCCCGCCGCGCAACAGCACCGCGATGAGGATCCGCCAGCTCCGCAACCGTGTTGCGTCATGGATCTGCCTGACCGGCAACCCTGTTGCGCTTCCCAACTCACCCTCTCACCGGCCCCTGCCTCAGCGCGGGGGCCGCGCCTATTGGAGGTACCCCATGAACCAGTTCACTGTCCTGTCCGCCGTCGTCGCCCTCGGCACCGCCACCCGCTCCGGGGCCCTGCTTGATGCCCCCACCGTCCAGCCCTGGCTCGACAAGCACCTGCCCAACCTCGTCACGAAAGCCCAAACCCTGCGGGACGGCGCCACGTGGACCGAAGTGGGCGCGCTGCTGGAAGCCGCGGTGCAGGCCGCCCAGGAGCTCAAGCCCGTCTTGGCCGGTACGGCCCGCGCCGCGTTCGTCCTGGCCGTCGTGCAGTCCTTGGTCCGCGAGTTCGCCCCGCCCAGCGCGCAGTGGCTGCGCCTGCTGCTGGACAGCCCCTTCGCGGCCATGCTCGTCGAGATGGCCTTCAGGCGGCTGTTCCCGGGTGGGTAAGCCCTCGGACAACTCAGGCGATTGAGACGCCCCCACCCTGGCCTGAGCGCTGGGGTGGGGGTGATTTGTGCTGACTGACCGCGTAGAGTCTCTAGCCAACTGCCGATCTCATCGACAGGGTGATCGCCGCCCACAGGATCAGACGCAGCAGCGCCCCGATCATCCAGCCTGTGGTGAGCGCCACGCCCGCGGCGTACAGGCGTGACCCTTGCCGCTTCCCGAGCAGCAGCCCCGTCAACAGCATGGTGGGTGGGATCACGGCCCAAGTCCACCACCAGACACCCAAGGGAGTGGTGACCTGCTGTCCGAGGATCCCGCACAGGGTCAGGAAGGCGAGCAGGGGCGGCGGCAGCGGCCGGTCTGGCGGGGAGGATGTCACGCGGACCTCCGGTTCACTCGCACGCGATCCCGTCCTTATCCCGGTCCAGTGCGGGGCGGTACCCCGGCTGCCCCACACGGATGGGGGCGGCCCCGGCGGCGCGGGCCGCTGTGCAGTTCGCGTAGTACACGTCTGCGCCTGCTGGGACGGAAGAGGGAGCGGTGGCCGGTCTGGGTGTGCCCGCTGTTGCGGGACTGCTGGGGTTGCGCCGGTAGTCCCAGGGGTTCTGGAAGGTTCCGGCGTACAGGCCCTTTTTCGCTTCTTTCGCCACGCTGGCCGCGCTGCTGTAGATCCCGCCGCCGTACTGGAGGTACGGGAGGGCCCAGCCCTGCTGCACCAGCCAGCGATTCACCTCGGTTCCGCCGACGGTGCAGACGCCGACCATCCGGCTATAACGGTCGGTGTCCTTGCGGGTGCAGGTGACGGTCTTGTTCCGCACGAGGTCCGCCAGGGCGAACGCCGCCTCGCGCCCGCAGCCGTACACCTTCCCAGCGCGGGTGCAGGTCTGGCTGGACTCCGGCGCGTCGATGCCATGCAGGCGCACCTTCACGCCCCGGATCTGCAGGGTGTCCCCGTCGGTGACGGTCGGGACGCCGGTCACCGTGGCGGGGACCTGCGCGGCGGCGGTCGACAGGAGCAGCAGGAGCATCAGGGCGCGCATACCCCCAGCGTACCCCCGGCGGTCAGATGCGGCACGCGCAGGTGAGCGGCCCTGTCACACTGCGCGCATGTCCCCTCACGACGATGCGAACCGTGCCCTGATCGAGATCCTGCGGGCTGAGCTGCCCGCCGCGCCGAAGCCTGCACCCAGGCCTGCATCGGTGCCGCAGGACGCGCCGCCCACCCCGGCCCGGTAGTCTGGCTGGATGACGTTCCTTCCCGGCCGCCCACTCCCCGCCGATCCACAGACCTCCTCAGAGCGCACCCTGTATCACGCGCAGCGGACGTCCGGCGAGATGGGCACCATGACCCGCGAGGGCGGCACGTGGCAGTGGCGCCTGCTGCGAGGCAGTGGGCCGGAGGCATACGGCAGTGGTGGCTGGAATGACCTGAGGACCTGGCTGAGCAAATAGAAGAAGGCGACCCGGAGGTCGCCTTGATTTCTTCAATATAGGGCGGTATTCACCCATGGTCAACCCTATGCGCTGACTTCCGGCGCATCGGCGGGCACGTGGTACGCCAGTGGGTACTTCTCCGACCGCCACGTCTCCGCCGTGCGCTCCCAGGTCATGGCCTGCCCCGTGACTGCCGGAACAGCCCGGCGCGCCGCTGCCGCGTTCGCATACGGCCCGAGCTGTCGCACGACCTCACCCGTCTCCACATAGTTCACGGTGACAAAGACCTTCGGCGTATGGCACGGCATGGACTCAAGATAAGGCCACTGCGTTCTCCACACCCCGCCTGTGGACACCTGTGGACTAACTCTTAAACCGGACAACCGATATCCAGCGGCTGCCGCAATGTTTCCAGCGCCTTGCGGCTGAACTCCGGGAACTCGTCGAGAAAGAGGAGGCCCCGGTGGGCGAGACTCACCTCGCCCGGGCGGGGCACGCCCCCACCCCCGATCAGTCCCGCGTCCGACACGGTGTGGTGCGGCGCGCGGTACGGCGGCTGCACGCTCAGGCGACCGCGCGCCGTCAGCAGGCCCGCCGCTGAGTGGATGCGCGTCACCTCCAGCGCCTCCGAGCGCGTCAGCGGCGGCAGCAGCCCTGGCGCGCGGCGCGCCAGCATCGTCTTCCCGCTGCCCGGCGAGCCCACCAGCAGCAGGTTATGCCCCCCGGCCAGCGCGACCTCCAGCGCCCGCCGCGCCCCCGACTGGCCCTTCAGGTCGGCCAGATCCAGCAGCGCCTCGCCGTCCGGGGCGTCCGGCACGGGCGGCGGCGTCACCCCCAGCGGCGCCTGCCCGGTCAGGTGCCGCACCGCGTCCAGCAGGGACGCCGCCCCGAACACCCGCGCGTCCTCGATCAGGGCCGCCTCGGGCGCGTTCCCCTCTGGGAGGAGCACGGCCGCGCCCAGCGACCCCGCCAACAGCGCCAGATTCACCGCGCCCGCCACCGGCCGCAGCGACCCGTCCAGCGCCAGTTCACCCGCCACCAGCGTCCCCGCCAGCGCCCCCAGCGGCACGACCTCCTGCGCGGCCAGCACGCCCAGCGCAATCGGCAGGTCATACAGCGGGCCCTCCTTGCGCAGATCCGCCGGGGCGAGGTTCACCGTGATCCGCGCCGCCGGGAACGGCAGGCCCGCGTTCCGCACCGCCGCCCGCACCCGCTCGCGCGCCTCGCTCACCGACTGGTCCGGCAGGCCCACCACCGTGAATGCGGGCAGGCCCGGCGAGACGTCCACCTCGACCTCCACCGGCACCGCGTCCACCCCGAACAGCGCCGCACTCCGCACGCGCGCCAGCACTCACAGCCCCCCAGGCAGCCACATATGACCCGCAGCGTAACAACGCCGGTCCCCCCGGCAGGCCGCAGGTGAGCGGCGGGCCGGGGGGACTCGGCGGGTGGGTTACGCCCGGTCTGTGGGGGTGGGGGCCGCCACCGCTTCAGCCGTGACGGGCTGGGGGGCGGCCGGCTGGACGCTCACCGGCGGGACACTCACCGACTGGGCCGTCGCAGGCTGGGCGGTGACGGCGGCCGCCTGGGCCGGCTGGGACGCGGCCGCCACGGCCTGGGCCGGGGCGTGGATGGTCTGCACGGGCGCGGGGCCGGGGGGGGTGTCGCGCATGCTGCCCTCGAAGTCCTCTTTCAGGCCCTGGGTGCTCTTGCGGAACTCTCGCAGGCCCGCGCCCAGGCTCTTGCCGAGTTCGGGGAGTTTACGTGGACCGAAGACGACCAGCGCGACGATCAGGATCACCAGGAGTTCAGCGGGGCCGATGTTGGGCATGTGGGAGTTCCTCCTCGGGCCGGTCCCGGTGGGCGGGTGGCCGCATTCAACTGCGTCCAGTGTAGGCCCGTGGGTTAAAGCAAATGTCATTCCCATCTGAGAATGCCGGCCCGGCGCTCAGGGGGTGCGGGCGCGGTAGGCGCGCAGCGTGCCGTTCATGAACGCCACGTACAGCGTGCCGTCGGCGGCCAGTGGCGTGGCCTGCACGCCGGTGCTCTCGCGGTGCGTCCAGCGGACCGCGCCGCTGCGGACGTCCAGCGCGCACAGTTCGCCGTCCTCGGAGGCCAGGAAGACCAGGCCGGCGCTGATGACGGGACTGGCCGTCACGCGGCCCTGCATCCGGTGCGTCCAGAGGTCCTCGCCGTCCGCGAGGCTCAGGGCGCGCACCTCGCCGCCCCAGCCGGCCAGGATGGCGGTGCCGCCCGGCGCCCCCGACAGCGTCAGGGCGGGGGAGGCCCACACCTCGTCCTCCAGGTCGTACGTCCAGAGGATCGGGTCGGGGTCCACGCTGACCCGGCCGGTGGTGGCGCGCAGGGTCAGGGCGTGCACCTCGCCCTCCCAGGTGGCGACGACCAGCGTGGCGGCCCCCGGCGCGGTGGGGATCAGGGCGGGCGTGCCGTGCATGGTGCCCACCTCGACCTTCCACAGCCCGTGGCCGCTGCGGGCGTCCAGGGCGTGCAGCCAGCCGTTCTCGTCGCTGACCAGCGCCGCGCCCGCCCACACCAGCGGACTGGCCGCGACCGGGCCGCCGGTGCGGTAGGCCCACTTCAGGTCGCCGCTGCGGGCGTCCAGGGCGTACAGGTGCCCGTCGCGGCTGCTGGCGAGCACCTGATCGTGCCAGAGGGTCGGGGCGCCCGTGAGTTCCGCGCGTGCCTTGTGTTGCCACAGCTGCGCGCCGCTCATGAGGTCCACGCGGCGCAGCGTGCCGTCCCACGCGCCGAACAGGACGTGCCCGCCGTGGAAGGTGGCGGGCGCCGTGACCTCGTCGCGCGCGGCGTACGTGGCGAACGGTCGGCCCGAGGCGTGCGTGAGGACCAGCTGCCCGCCGCGGGTGCCCACCGCGACCAGATCGCCGTCGCCCATCACGGCAGCGGGCCAGGTGACCTCGCCGGGCAGCGGCACGCTCCAGGCCTCGCGCAGGGCGTCCACCTGCGCCGGGCCGTCGGGGTGCTCGCCGCTGCGGGTGCGGCCACCCCGGTACTGCCCGCGCGCGTGCGAGGTCCAGATGTCGCGCCGCGCCAGCGCCCACAGGTGCGCCAGGGCCTCGCCGCTGGGTGGGCGGTCCTCGGGTTTCTTGGCGAGGAGACCCAGGAGCACGCGCGCCACGGCGTCCGGCACGGCCGGGTTCAGGTCGCGCGGGTCGGGCGCGGCCTCGTACACGTGCTGGTAGAGCACGCTCTGGTCGCTGTCGCCCACGAAGGGCGGACTGCCGCACGCCACGCGGTACAGCACCGCGCCCAGCGCGTACAGGTCGCTCAGGGGGCCCACGCCCACGCCGCGCGCCTGCTCGGGCGCCATGTACGCCGGGGTGCCCAGCGTCACGCCGCTGCGGGTGAGGTGGCGGGTCTGCTCGGTCAGCGCCACCAGCCCGAAATCCATGATGCGGGGCATCCACGCGTCGTCGAGCAGCACGTTGCCCGGAGTCAGGTCGCGGTGCGTGATGCCGCGCGCGTGAATGAAGTGCAGCGCCCGCGACGCGGCGGCCGCCGCCGTCAGGAAGCGCGCCAGGGGCAGCAGCGCGTCCTCCAGCGGCCCCAGCGCCGTGACCGGGCCGCCGGTCATGAGCGGCATGGTGAAAAAGGGCCGCCCGGCCTCCGGGTCGGTGCCCAGGTCCAGCACGGGAATCACGCCCGGGTGCGTCAGGCGCGCCAGGGTGCGGACCTCGCGCAGGAAGCGTTCGCGGTCACTGTCGGGCACGTGGGCGTGCTGGACCTTCACGGCCACCTCGCGGCCCAGCAGGGTGTCGTGCGCGCGGAACACGCGGGCGCTGCCGCCCTCGCCCAGCAGGGTCAGCAGGTCGTAACGTCCGGTCAGTTGCGTCCCCGGTTCCAGCGGCATCCGAGCGTGAGTCTAGCGCCCGGGCGTCCCCCCGCGCCGGACTGCCACGGACGGACGGCCCCGCCGCTCCCCGCGCTCAGGGCGCGGTGGGGGACACGCGGTTACGCCCGGCGTTCTTCGCGCGGTACAGGTGATCGTCCGCGGCCCGCAGCGCCTGCGGCAGCTGCTGCGGGGACGTGACCGCGTACCCCACGCTGGCGGTCAGCTGCGTCCCGGGCAGCAGGGCCGACCAGTCGTGCCGCTCCACGGCCCGCCGGCACCCCTCGGCCAGCCCGTGCGCCCGCCCCCGCGTCCGCACCGGCGTCACGAGCACGAATTCCTCGCCGCCGTACCGGCCCAGCAGGTCGCCAGCGCGCACCTGCGCCGCCAGCAGCCGCCCGACCTCGCGCAGCACCTGATCCCCCACCGCGTGCGAGTGCCGGTCGTTCACGTGCTTGAAGTGATCCACGTCCACGAACACCACCGCCAGCAGCGAGCCGTCGGCCGGGCGCGGCCCGTCCCCGGGGAACTGCAGCCGCTGCAGGCCCTCTTCCAGCCCGCGCCGGTTGAGCAGCCCGGTCAGGGGATCCTGCCGCGCCTGCACCTCGGCCTGCCGCAGGCGATCCTGCCAGGTGCTGGCGTCCGCGCGGGCCTGACGCAGTTCCCGGGTCAGCTGCTGGTGGCGCGCGGCGGCCGTGTTCACCCGGTCGAGCGCGGCCGTCGCGGCCTGCAGCGCCTCGCGCGTGACGTGCAGCGCCTCGCTCAGGCGGCCCTGCCGCTCGTGCAGCGCGCCGATGGCACTCAGGAGCCGCTGGATGTCCAGGTGCCGGTGCTGCCGCCGGGCGATGGTCAGCGCCGAGTGGTACTCGGCCAGGGCCGCGTCGAACTCCCCGCGGGACTGCAGCAGTTCGGCCAGGCACAGCTGCGGCTCGATGTACAGCTGCTGGCGCAGCAGGGCGTTGAGCTGGGCCGCGCGCCGGGCCGCGCGTTCCGCGCCGATCAGGTCGCCGTGCAGCCGCAGCAGCGTGGACTCGTGCGCGGCGCACAGCAGCTCGCTGGTGAGGCTGGGCGTGTCGCGCAGCGCCGAGTGCGCGGCGCGCAGCACCATCAGGCCCTGCTGCGCCGCCTGCCGCTGCGCGTCGGCGCGGCCCAGTTCCTGGGCCTGCCGGGCCAGCAGGGCGTAGGCGTGCGCCCGGCCCTCGTGCAGGCACAGCCGCAGTTCGTCGCCCTGCGGCCCCGCGGGCAGGGCGTGGGTGAGTTCTTCCAGCAGGTTCAGGTGGTGCAGGGCGTCCTTGGGGTCGCCGCTGCTGCAGGCCAGCCACGCCAGGTTCACCAGGGCGTTGCCCTGATCCCCGGGGTGCCGGGCGTGCCGGGCCAGATCCAGGGCGTCTTGCAGGTCCTGCCGGGCGCCGGTCACGTCCCCGCCGGTCAGGCGGGTCAGGGCGCGGGTGTTCAGCACGCCCGAGAGCAGGTCGGTGAGCTGATGCTCCTCGAGCATGGTCTGCGCGCGCGCCACGGTGTCCAGCGCGCGTTCCTGCTGCCCCAGGCTGGCCGAGACGAAACTCAGGCCGATCAGGGCCTCCACGGCGGCGCGCGGGGAGGCGGCGCGCAGCGCCTCGCTCAGGGCCGCCTCGCCCAGCGCCTGCGCGCCGCTCAGGGTCGTCTCGCGGGTGTGGCGCGCCACGGCCACCAGCGCCAGCGCACGCGTCTCGCCGTCCGGCGCGGCCCGCAGGCGCGCGATCAGGTCGGGAGGCGTGTCTGCGGGCAACAGCTCGTCCAGGACGTCCCTGGTGGGGCAGGCAGGCATCTGCGCTGCATTCTCCATGAATCGGGCCGCGCCGACAGGAAAAACCCTTCAACGTTCATTGGGGGAACTGGGGGGGCCGAAAGGAGGACGCCGCGCCGCCCGGCCGCCCCCTATGCTGACCGGGTGACTGCCCACCCACCTGCCATCGACACGCGCGAACTGCGCAAGGAGTACCGGGGGCGCGCCGTCGTGGACGGCCTGACCCTGACCGTCCCCCGGGGCGAGGTCTTCGGGTTCCTGGGGCCCAACGGCGCCGGCAAGAGCACCACGGTCAAGATGCTGCTGGGTCTGGTGCAGCCCAGCGGCGGCGAGGTGCGCGTACTGGGCGGCTCCCCGCACGACCCGGCCGTGCGCGCGCAGCTGGGGTTCCTGCCCGAGCAGTTCCGCTTCCAGACCTGGATGACCGCCTCGGAATTCCTGGACTTCCACGGGCGACTCGCGGGCCTGAGCGCCGCCGAGCGCCGCACCCGCGTCCCCGCGGTTCTCGACGAGGTGGGGCTGGGCGGGCGCGGACACGAGACGCTGGGCGGTTACAGCAAGGGCATGCTGCAGCGCGCCGGGCTGGCCGGGGCGATCCTGGCACGCCCGCAGCTGGTCTTCCTGGACGAGCCCACCAGCGCCCTCGATCCCATCGGGCGGGTCGAGGTGCGCGAGATCATCGAGCGGCTGCGCGCGCAGGGCGCGGCGGTGTTCCTGAATTCCCACCTGCTCAGCGAGGTGGAGCAGGTGTGCGACCGGGTGGCGTTCGTGAAGCGCGGGCGGGTGCTCACGCAGGGCAGCATGCGTGAACTGATGGGCGGCGTCCTGCCCGTCGATCTGCGCGTGGATACCCTCAGCGCCGAACTGCTGGCCGATCTGGGCCGCCTGGGCGAGCTGCGCCGCACCGACACGAACACCCCGGGGCGGGCCGACGTGGAACTGTGGCTGACCCGCGACGACCAGATTCCCGCCGTGGCTGACGCCGTGCACGCCAGCGGGGCGCGCCTGTACGCCCTGACGCCGCGCCGCCCGGATCTGGAGACCATGTTCCTGGACCTGATCGAGGACACCCCGGAGGCGGCCCGCGCGGGGCGCGGGGAGGCCAGCCGTGCGTAACGTCCTCCTGATCGCGGAACTGTCCCTGCGCGAGGCGACCCGCAAGCGCCTCGTGAGCGTCCTGCTGGTCCTCTCGGCGCTGTTCCTGGGCTTTTTCCTGTTCGGCGTGTACCGCCTGGAACTCCGCCTGGACGACCGCGCCGTGCAGGCCGGGCTGGACGGCCGCAGCCCGACCGGCGCGGCGAACCTGCCCGTCATGTTCGCCGCGCTGTTCGGCATGTACCTCGTGTACTTCCTGGGGTCGCTGATGAGCGTGCTCTCCACCGTGGGGGCGGTCAGCGGCGACATCGAGAGTGGGGTCATGCAGAGCGTCATCGCCCGCCCGGTGAGCCGCGCGCAGCTCGTGGCGGGCCGCTGGCTGGGGTTCACGGCCGTGAACGTCGCGTACGTCGCGCTGCTGGCAGCAGGACTGCTCGTCGGCGTGCGGCTGATCACCGGGTACACCCCGCCCGAGGCGCTGCCCGCCGCGGCGCTGCTGCTGCTGGCGGTCACGGTGCTCACCTCGCTGACCGTGCTGGGCAGCACGCTGTTCACCACGCTCGCCAACGGCATCGGCGTGTTCGTGCTGTACGGGGTGGGCTTCACCGGCGGGATCCTCAGCGCCATCGGGACGTTCGCGGACACGCCCACCCTGACCAGCCTGGGCCGCGTGGCGAACGCCCTGATGCCCACGAACGCGCTGTGGCTGGGCGCCAGCTACCACCTCCAGCCGGAGATCATGCGGCAGGTCGGCGAGGTGAGCCGCGGCGCCAACCCCTTCGTGAGCAGCGTGCCGGTTGAGCCGCTGCTCGTCGCGTGGGCCGCCGTGCTGGCCGTGCTGGGCGTGCTGGGGGCCATGTGGCGCTTCAGCCGCCGCGACCTGTAACCCGGGCGCTGCCTCCCCGGCCGAGTGCGCCGCGCGGGCCGCCTCCGGAAACGCTCCAGGGGCGGCCCGCGCGGCGTGGGGTCACTCCAGCGTCAGGAGCTGCCCGCCGAGCTCGAACCACACCCGGCCGTCCGGGGTGACGGTCAGGGCGCGGGCCGCGCCGCCCAGCGGCACCCGCGCCGCCCGCCCGTCCGTCAGGCGCAGCAGGGTGCCCGCCGTGGGATCACTCACCCACATGCTCCCGTCGGGGGCGGCGGCCAGCGTGCCCGCCCGCGTGCCGGCCGGCAGCGGCAGGGCTACCTGGGCGCCGCCGCGCGGATCGAGCCGCCACGCGCTGCCCGTGCGGGTCTCCGTGAACAGCAGCGTGCCGTCGGGGGCCGGGGTGAGGGCGGCGGGCACGCTCACCCCGGGGGTGCCGACCGCGAAGGTCTGCGTGGCGCCCCCGGCGGGGTCCACGCGCAGGATCGCCGGGTGCTCCCCGCGCCGCGTGAGGTAGAGCGCCCCGTCCGGGCCGACGGTCAGGGCGTCCGGGACGCTGCCCAGCGCCAGTTCGCCGCGCGTGCCGTCCGGGGCGGCGCTCAGCAGGCGCGGCTGCCCGTACGCCACCGCCCACACCCGCCCGTCCGGCGTGACCCCCAGGCTGCTGAGGGTCTCGGTGGTGCCCGCCGGCACGCGGGTCAGGGTGCCGTCCGGCGCGCGGCGGATCAGTTCGCTGCCCGCAGCGGTCGCGCCGCGTACCGCTGCCCACACGCTGCCGTCGGGCGCCACGGCGTGTCCGGTGATGGTGTCCAGCCCGGAGAGAGGAAAGGCCAGGGCCGTGATCCCCGCCGCGCTGGCCGCCGTCAGGGCGTGGCGGTCGTCCGCGCCGGCGTTCGCGGCGGCGCGCAGCAGCACCCCGCCGTTCCAGGGCGTGGCCCCGCCCGCCTGGTACGCGCCGTCGGTCCGGACGGGCCGGGCGGCGGCGCGCAGCAGCGGCAGGGTCACGTTCGCCCGCGCCGCGCCGGCCTGCACGGTCAGCGTGACGGGCCCGCGTCCGCTCCCGACCGGCGTGACCTGCACCAGCGTGTCGTTCCCGCTGGCCTGCAGGGTGGTGGTCACGGTCACGGCCTGCTGCGGGCCGCTGGCCGTCACGGTCAGGTCGGCCGGCGCGCGGCCCGCGATCCGCAGGGTGCCCGGCACGTTCAGCGCCCCGCTGACGGGCAACGTCTCCACGCTGGCACTCAGGCCGGCCGGCGCGGCGGGGCCGGCGGTGGGGGCCGGAGTGGCTGCGGGCGTGCCGGGACTGCCGCCGCAGGAGGCGAGCAGCGCCGCCGTGAGCAGGGGAACGGTCAGGATCGCGGTGAGGGAACGCGTCATGCCCACAGTGCACCGCATCCCCCCTCACCCGGCCCTTACCGGCCGTGGCGGTGAAGGACCCCTCAGGGCCGCCGGGCCGCATCTGGACGGGGCTGCCGGCCCGACCGCCCCTGAATGGGGGAGGCGGGCCGGCAGTTGCCTCCCGCTGCGGTCAGGGGCCGGGTGAGGGCGCCGCCAGGAACGCCCCCCGCGTCAGCCGTGCGGCGCGCAGGCGACGGCCCAGCGCGTGCAGGTCGTCCGGGCCGCCCGCCGGGAGCAGCGCGTCCAGGTGCGGCAGCGCCGCCGCCACCGCCCGCTGCACCGGGCGGTACCCGGGCGTGGCCGCCAGCGGCGAGAGCCACACGACGCCCGCCGAGCGGCGCCGCAGGTCCCGCAGCGCGCGGCCCACCAGCGCCGGATCGCCGGTATCCAGCCCGTCACTGAGGATCAGCACGACCGTGTCGCGGTTCACGCGGCCCCGCTCGTCCCGCGCGAGCTTCAGCAGGTTCTCCCCGATGCGCGTGCCGCCGCCCCAGGCGTCCCCCAGGTCCGGCAGGGTCAGCGGCTGGCCCGGCGCCGCGCCCCGGATCAATGGGGTCAGGCGGGTCAGGCCGGTGCTGAACGCGTAGACCTCCACCCGCCGCGAGCGCAGGTGCAGCGCCTGCGCGAAGCGCAGCAGCAGCGTGGCGTCCCGGCCCATCGAGCGGCTGCCGTCCAGCACGAGCAGGAACCGCGGCGCGCGCCGGGGGCGGCCCAGCCAGCGCAGGTGCACGGCGTCCCCGGCGGTGCGGGCGGCGGCGTGCAGGGTGCGCCGGGCGTCCAGCTTCGAGCCGCGTGGCAGTGGGCGCAGCCGCCGGGCGCGGCCCAGTTCCAGCGCGCGGATCAGGCCCGTCGCGGCGCGCAGGAGGCTGCCGAGGTCGCCGCTGTCCACGCGCAGCGCCTCGCCCGGCGCGGCGTTC encodes:
- a CDS encoding excalibur calcium-binding domain-containing protein, which translates into the protein MRALMLLLLLSTAAAQVPATVTGVPTVTDGDTLQIRGVKVRLHGIDAPESSQTCTRAGKVYGCGREAAFALADLVRNKTVTCTRKDTDRYSRMVGVCTVGGTEVNRWLVQQGWALPYLQYGGGIYSSAASVAKEAKKGLYAGTFQNPWDYRRNPSSPATAGTPRPATAPSSVPAGADVYYANCTAARAAGAAPIRVGQPGYRPALDRDKDGIACE
- a CDS encoding YifB family Mg chelatase-like AAA ATPase, with product MLARVRSAALFGVDAVPVEVEVDVSPGLPAFTVVGLPDQSVSEARERVRAAVRNAGLPFPAARITVNLAPADLRKEGPLYDLPIALGVLAAQEVVPLGALAGTLVAGELALDGSLRPVAGAVNLALLAGSLGAAVLLPEGNAPEAALIEDARVFGAASLLDAVRHLTGQAPLGVTPPPVPDAPDGEALLDLADLKGQSGARRALEVALAGGHNLLLVGSPGSGKTMLARRAPGLLPPLTRSEALEVTRIHSAAGLLTARGRLSVQPPYRAPHHTVSDAGLIGGGGVPRPGEVSLAHRGLLFLDEFPEFSRKALETLRQPLDIGCPV
- a CDS encoding sensor domain-containing diguanylate cyclase; the protein is MPACPTRDVLDELLPADTPPDLIARLRAAPDGETRALALVAVARHTRETTLSGAQALGEAALSEALRAASPRAAVEALIGLSFVSASLGQQERALDTVARAQTMLEEHQLTDLLSGVLNTRALTRLTGGDVTGARQDLQDALDLARHARHPGDQGNALVNLAWLACSSGDPKDALHHLNLLEELTHALPAGPQGDELRLCLHEGRAHAYALLARQAQELGRADAQRQAAQQGLMVLRAAHSALRDTPSLTSELLCAAHESTLLRLHGDLIGAERAARRAAQLNALLRQQLYIEPQLCLAELLQSRGEFDAALAEYHSALTIARRQHRHLDIQRLLSAIGALHERQGRLSEALHVTREALQAATAALDRVNTAAARHQQLTRELRQARADASTWQDRLRQAEVQARQDPLTGLLNRRGLEEGLQRLQFPGDGPRPADGSLLAVVFVDVDHFKHVNDRHSHAVGDQVLREVGRLLAAQVRAGDLLGRYGGEEFVLVTPVRTRGRAHGLAEGCRRAVERHDWSALLPGTQLTASVGYAVTSPQQLPQALRAADDHLYRAKNAGRNRVSPTAP
- a CDS encoding ABC transporter permease subunit, whose amino-acid sequence is MRNVLLIAELSLREATRKRLVSVLLVLSALFLGFFLFGVYRLELRLDDRAVQAGLDGRSPTGAANLPVMFAALFGMYLVYFLGSLMSVLSTVGAVSGDIESGVMQSVIARPVSRAQLVAGRWLGFTAVNVAYVALLAAGLLVGVRLITGYTPPEALPAAALLLLAVTVLTSLTVLGSTLFTTLANGIGVFVLYGVGFTGGILSAIGTFADTPTLTSLGRVANALMPTNALWLGASYHLQPEIMRQVGEVSRGANPFVSSVPVEPLLVAWAAVLAVLGVLGAMWRFSRRDL
- a CDS encoding serine/threonine-protein kinase, which produces MPLEPGTQLTGRYDLLTLLGEGGSARVFRAHDTLLGREVAVKVQHAHVPDSDRERFLREVRTLARLTHPGVIPVLDLGTDPEAGRPFFTMPLMTGGPVTALGPLEDALLPLARFLTAAAAASRALHFIHARGITHRDLTPGNVLLDDAWMPRIMDFGLVALTEQTRHLTRSGVTLGTPAYMAPEQARGVGVGPLSDLYALGAVLYRVACGSPPFVGDSDQSVLYQHVYEAAPDPRDLNPAVPDAVARVLLGLLAKKPEDRPPSGEALAHLWALARRDIWTSHARGQYRGGRTRSGEHPDGPAQVDALREAWSVPLPGEVTWPAAVMGDGDLVAVGTRGGQLVLTHASGRPFATYAARDEVTAPATFHGGHVLFGAWDGTLRRVDLMSGAQLWQHKARAELTGAPTLWHDQVLASSRDGHLYALDARSGDLKWAYRTGGPVAASPLVWAGAALVSDENGWLHALDARSGHGLWKVEVGTMHGTPALIPTAPGAATLVVATWEGEVHALTLRATTGRVSVDPDPILWTYDLEDEVWASPALTLSGAPGGTAILAGWGGEVRALSLADGEDLWTHRMQGRVTASPVISAGLVFLASEDGELCALDVRSGAVRWTHRESTGVQATPLAADGTLYVAFMNGTLRAYRARTP
- a CDS encoding glycoside hydrolase family 108 protein, whose product is MTTDFEKAHEFTAKWEGGYVNHPSDPGGETNLGVTRKVWEAWTKERGLPAKPMRALVMADVLPLYEARYWPAASGLPWPMSGVAYDIAVNHGPGNLRLMLGSVPGTGTPAERAARLIDAREQFFRNIVKARPNQQVFLKGWLRRVAAQRDWLAEQATRPAVPRVFLRGTGGENVLWDGKPTIYNGARLTLYPDGALQLERE
- a CDS encoding Sec-independent protein translocase subunit TatA/TatB yields the protein MPNIGPAELLVILIVALVVFGPRKLPELGKSLGAGLREFRKSTQGLKEDFEGSMRDTPPGPAPVQTIHAPAQAVAAASQPAQAAAVTAQPATAQSVSVPPVSVQPAAPQPVTAEAVAAPTPTDRA
- a CDS encoding ABC transporter ATP-binding protein, translated to MTAHPPAIDTRELRKEYRGRAVVDGLTLTVPRGEVFGFLGPNGAGKSTTVKMLLGLVQPSGGEVRVLGGSPHDPAVRAQLGFLPEQFRFQTWMTASEFLDFHGRLAGLSAAERRTRVPAVLDEVGLGGRGHETLGGYSKGMLQRAGLAGAILARPQLVFLDEPTSALDPIGRVEVREIIERLRAQGAAVFLNSHLLSEVEQVCDRVAFVKRGRVLTQGSMRELMGGVLPVDLRVDTLSAELLADLGRLGELRRTDTNTPGRADVELWLTRDDQIPAVADAVHASGARLYALTPRRPDLETMFLDLIEDTPEAARAGRGEASRA